Proteins encoded together in one Bradyrhizobium sp. PSBB068 window:
- a CDS encoding branched-chain amino acid ABC transporter permease: protein MTYALVAGVLFGLYFSLVGIGLNLVFGVMRIVNLAHGDILMLGAFIAFGVVGIAGIDPLFAVPLAFVVFVLAGVLLYWVLVPRLQGSANPEMLSIILFFGLSQVIEAVTTIFAGTSERSIQSRLLGTVFSTIKVKLFGGKPGGTGPIQIFGQGFPAPWVIAAITSLVAIGLVYLYLYHTRLGTLTRAVMSRRDEALATGIDVDRVSAAAFGIGLGIAAVAGVFAPFMFGSVTPAFGADATVTSFAIVVLGSLGNPLGTALGGVVYGLCYMLVQTYLSSWADLLPYVLLIVILLLRPSGLLGRRVRVA, encoded by the coding sequence ATGACCTATGCGCTCGTTGCCGGCGTGCTGTTCGGGCTGTATTTCAGCCTGGTCGGCATCGGTCTCAACCTCGTGTTCGGCGTCATGCGCATCGTCAACCTTGCGCATGGCGACATCCTGATGCTCGGCGCCTTCATCGCCTTCGGCGTGGTCGGCATCGCCGGGATCGATCCGCTGTTCGCGGTGCCGCTGGCCTTCGTGGTCTTCGTGCTCGCCGGCGTGCTGCTTTACTGGGTGCTGGTGCCGCGGCTGCAAGGCTCGGCCAATCCGGAAATGCTGTCGATCATCCTGTTCTTCGGCCTGTCGCAGGTGATCGAGGCGGTGACCACGATCTTCGCCGGCACCAGCGAACGCTCGATCCAGAGCCGGCTGCTCGGCACCGTATTCTCGACCATCAAGGTCAAGCTGTTCGGCGGCAAGCCGGGCGGGACAGGGCCGATCCAGATCTTCGGCCAGGGCTTTCCCGCGCCGTGGGTGATCGCGGCGATCACGAGCCTCGTCGCGATCGGGCTCGTCTACCTCTATCTCTACCACACGCGGCTCGGCACCCTGACCCGCGCGGTGATGTCGCGCCGTGACGAGGCCCTGGCGACCGGCATCGATGTCGATCGCGTCTCGGCTGCGGCGTTCGGGATCGGGCTCGGCATCGCGGCGGTTGCCGGCGTGTTCGCGCCCTTCATGTTCGGCTCGGTGACGCCGGCGTTCGGCGCCGATGCGACGGTGACGTCGTTTGCCATCGTCGTGCTCGGTTCGCTCGGCAATCCCTTAGGGACGGCGCTCGGCGGTGTCGTCTATGGCCTCTGCTACATGCTGGTGCAGACCTATCTCAGTTCCTGGGCCGACTTGCTGCCCTATGTGTTGTTGATCGTGATCCTGTTGTTGCGCCCGAGCGGTCTGCTCGGAAGGCGGGTGCGCGTTGCATAA
- a CDS encoding DUF2848 domain-containing protein yields MFDLTFNVDDKGVATPLTLEIRQAVIAGWTGRDPVARDKHIAELEALGIARPATTPIYYRCSARRLTFADAIEVCGEESSGEVEFVLIGWQGRIFVGCGSDHTDRKVESYSVTVSKQMCDKPVASELWELEDVIGHWDQLILRSWATIGGQRVLYQEGTLDHMLPVNDLIARGFDGGKLPDGCAMFGGTFAAKGGIRPASRFEFELEDPVLKRKISHGYDVVTLPVRG; encoded by the coding sequence GTGTTTGATCTCACCTTCAATGTCGACGATAAGGGCGTGGCAACACCGCTCACGCTGGAAATCCGGCAAGCCGTGATCGCCGGCTGGACCGGCCGTGATCCGGTGGCGCGCGACAAGCACATCGCCGAGCTCGAGGCGCTCGGCATCGCCCGGCCCGCGACGACGCCGATCTATTACCGCTGCTCGGCGCGCCGGCTTACCTTCGCGGATGCGATCGAGGTCTGCGGCGAGGAGTCGAGCGGCGAGGTCGAGTTCGTGCTGATCGGCTGGCAGGGCCGCATCTTCGTCGGCTGCGGCTCCGACCATACCGACCGCAAGGTCGAGAGCTACAGCGTCACCGTCTCGAAGCAGATGTGCGACAAGCCTGTCGCGTCCGAGCTCTGGGAGCTCGAGGATGTCATCGGCCACTGGGACCAGCTGATCCTGCGCTCCTGGGCCACGATCGGCGGCCAGCGCGTGCTCTACCAGGAAGGCACCCTCGATCACATGCTGCCGGTGAACGACCTGATCGCGCGCGGCTTCGATGGCGGCAAGCTGCCCGACGGTTGCGCCATGTTCGGCGGCACCTTCGCCGCCAAGGGCGGCATCCGACCGGCCAGCCGCTTCGAGTTCGAGCTGGAAGACCCGGTGCTGAAGCGCAAGATCAGCCACGGCTACGACGTGGTGACGCTGCCGGTGCGGGGCTAA
- a CDS encoding ABC transporter ATP-binding protein yields the protein MSPEKTPILKVSKLVKRFGGFHALDGLSFHVVPGEILGLVGPNGSGKTTAINVISGLYAPDGGEVVFDNVSSGGVASHKLVHRGINRTFQVPKPFLSLTVRENIQVALAYGGATGAPAIAELLEDFRLKEVADRPAADLNSAQQKMLDLTRALATRPRLLLLDELAAGLNPAELDWIAGRIKALAATGMAIIVVEHLMGFIEQITDRVIVLNAGKEIFEGTLASAVREPQVIEVFLGGEHAH from the coding sequence ATGTCCCCTGAGAAAACCCCGATCCTCAAGGTCTCGAAGCTGGTCAAGCGCTTCGGCGGCTTCCACGCGCTCGACGGCCTGAGCTTCCACGTCGTGCCCGGCGAGATACTCGGCCTGGTCGGCCCGAACGGTTCCGGCAAGACCACGGCGATCAACGTCATCTCCGGTCTCTATGCGCCCGACGGCGGCGAGGTCGTGTTCGACAATGTCTCATCCGGCGGCGTCGCCTCGCACAAGCTGGTCCACCGCGGCATCAACCGCACCTTTCAGGTGCCGAAGCCGTTCCTGTCGCTCACGGTACGCGAGAACATCCAGGTGGCGCTGGCCTATGGCGGTGCCACCGGGGCGCCCGCGATCGCCGAACTGCTTGAGGATTTCAGGCTGAAGGAGGTCGCCGACCGTCCCGCCGCCGATCTCAACAGCGCGCAGCAGAAGATGCTCGATCTCACCCGCGCGCTGGCGACGCGGCCGCGGCTGCTGCTGCTCGACGAACTCGCGGCCGGCCTCAACCCGGCGGAGCTCGACTGGATTGCGGGCCGCATCAAGGCGCTGGCCGCGACCGGCATGGCGATCATCGTGGTCGAGCATCTGATGGGCTTCATCGAACAGATCACCGACCGCGTCATCGTGCTCAACGCGGGCAAGGAGATCTTTGAAGGCACGCTTGCCAGCGCGGTGCGCGAGCCGCAGGTGATTGAAGTGTTCCTGGGAGGCGAGCATGCCCACTGA
- a CDS encoding 2OG-Fe(II) oxygenase produces MTATAKTLTRASTNSLARIDGLPWDQITADLDGQGCAVLNGLLTPAECDAIAALYPDDSRFRSRVVMGRHGFGRGEYKYFSYPLPDLIAELRPALYARLTATANRWNQTMGIEISYPPSHTAFLKRCHDAGQTRPTPLLLQYGDGDYNCLHQDLYGEHVFPIQVAILLSQPGRDFTGGEFVLTEQRPRMQSRPEVVPLTKGDAVAFAVHHRPVQGTRGPYRVNLRHGVSRIRSGHRHTVGVIFHDAK; encoded by the coding sequence ATGACAGCAACAGCCAAAACCCTCACCCGCGCATCCACCAACAGCCTCGCCCGCATCGACGGACTCCCCTGGGACCAGATCACGGCCGACCTCGACGGGCAGGGCTGCGCCGTCCTCAATGGTCTGCTGACACCAGCGGAATGTGATGCCATCGCCGCGCTGTATCCCGACGACAGCCGGTTCCGTAGCCGGGTCGTGATGGGCCGCCACGGCTTTGGCCGCGGCGAGTACAAATATTTTTCCTATCCGCTGCCGGACCTGATCGCGGAGCTGCGGCCGGCGCTGTATGCGCGGCTGACCGCGACCGCCAATCGCTGGAACCAGACGATGGGGATCGAGATCAGCTATCCCCCGTCGCACACCGCGTTCCTCAAACGCTGTCATGACGCCGGGCAGACGCGGCCGACGCCGCTGCTGCTGCAATATGGCGACGGCGACTACAACTGCCTGCACCAGGACCTCTATGGCGAGCACGTGTTTCCGATCCAGGTCGCGATCCTGCTGTCGCAGCCGGGGCGCGATTTCACCGGCGGCGAGTTCGTGCTGACCGAGCAGCGGCCGCGGATGCAGTCGCGGCCCGAGGTGGTGCCGCTGACCAAGGGCGATGCGGTGGCGTTTGCCGTGCATCATCGTCCGGTGCAGGGGACGCGCGGGCCGTATCGTGTCAATCTGCGCCACGGCGTCAGCCGGATCAGGTCCGGCCATCGTCACACCGTCGGTGTGATCTTCCACGACGCGAAGTGA
- a CDS encoding amidase yields MPNNPTLASLAADLASGATSARKLVEQCIARIADPTGEGQRTFIHVDREAALEAADAMDRLRKANAAPSPFAGIPISIKDLFDIKGQVTRAGSRALEDSAPAEADAPAVARLKRAGFIVIGRTNMTEFAYSGIGINPHFGTPKSAWNRSVGHVPGGSSSGAAVSIADGMAFGALGTDTGGSCRIPAAFNGIVGYKPTQRRIPLAGGVPLSFTLDSYGPLANSVACCAALDAVLADEPVTPIAPRPVKGMRLAVPTTVALDDLDDAVAKTFERALASLSRAGALIERIEVPELLDVGVMNTKGGFSAAESYAWHRFLLASKGDIYDPRVAVRIQRGEGFPAADYIDLINARRSFIARTEARIAPFDAMVLPTTANLPPTIASLADDKAFATENLRALRNPSLINVLDGCAISLPAHRQGEAPVGLMLAAAGGSDRRIFELAAGMETVIRV; encoded by the coding sequence ATGCCGAACAACCCGACGCTCGCCTCCCTTGCCGCCGATCTCGCCAGCGGCGCGACCTCCGCCCGCAAGCTCGTCGAGCAATGCATCGCCAGGATCGCCGATCCCACAGGCGAGGGCCAGCGCACCTTCATCCATGTCGATCGCGAGGCGGCGCTGGAAGCCGCCGATGCGATGGACCGGCTGCGCAAGGCCAACGCCGCGCCGTCGCCGTTTGCCGGCATTCCCATCTCGATCAAGGACCTGTTCGACATCAAGGGGCAGGTGACGCGCGCAGGCTCCCGGGCGCTGGAGGATTCCGCGCCGGCGGAGGCCGATGCGCCCGCCGTGGCGCGGCTCAAGCGCGCCGGCTTCATCGTGATCGGACGCACCAACATGACCGAGTTCGCCTATTCGGGCATCGGCATCAATCCGCATTTCGGCACGCCGAAGAGCGCCTGGAACCGGAGCGTCGGCCATGTGCCCGGCGGCTCGTCCTCGGGGGCTGCGGTCTCGATCGCCGACGGCATGGCGTTCGGTGCGCTCGGCACCGATACCGGCGGCTCCTGCCGGATCCCGGCCGCCTTCAACGGCATCGTCGGCTACAAGCCGACGCAGCGCCGGATTCCGCTTGCCGGCGGCGTGCCGCTGTCGTTCACCCTGGACAGCTATGGCCCGCTGGCCAATTCGGTGGCCTGCTGCGCCGCGCTCGATGCCGTGCTGGCCGACGAGCCGGTGACGCCGATCGCGCCGCGCCCGGTCAAGGGCATGCGGCTCGCGGTGCCGACTACGGTCGCGCTCGACGATCTCGACGATGCCGTCGCAAAGACCTTCGAGCGTGCACTGGCTTCGTTGTCGCGCGCCGGCGCCTTGATCGAACGCATCGAGGTGCCTGAATTGCTCGATGTCGGCGTGATGAATACCAAAGGCGGGTTCTCCGCGGCCGAGAGTTATGCCTGGCACCGCTTCCTGCTGGCGAGCAAGGGCGACATCTACGATCCGCGCGTCGCCGTCCGCATCCAGCGCGGCGAAGGCTTTCCGGCGGCCGACTATATCGACCTCATCAACGCGCGGCGCTCGTTCATCGCCCGCACCGAGGCGCGGATTGCGCCCTTTGATGCGATGGTGCTGCCGACCACCGCGAACCTGCCGCCGACCATTGCCAGCCTCGCCGACGACAAGGCGTTCGCCACCGAGAATTTGCGCGCGCTGCGCAATCCTTCGCTGATCAACGTGCTCGATGGCTGCGCCATCTCGCTGCCCGCGCATCGCCAGGGCGAAGCGCCGGTCGGCCTGATGCTCGCCGCCGCGGGCGGTTCGGATCGCCGCATCTTCGAGCTTGCGGCCGGAATGGAGACCGTCATCCGTGTTTGA
- a CDS encoding branched-chain amino acid ABC transporter permease, translating into MHNASKHLLFILAPLVVVFALLPGVYQNHLLLFNFVIFLILAQGVNIIYGFTGYLPFGYVGFFGAGAYGFAIMVMHLQTPAPLAVLVGGLVAVALGLLLTPLLRLSGAYFAIANLAASLAVLHFVANPALEGITKGPYGVSLTGTFNPTHAYYAAVVVMALTVGAVVYLKNSPFGLALQAVREDAVSASMAGVNIIKMRVIAWLASALVAGLAGGIYAWYVSVFYPDNVFSGEFSIFAIVFALFGGVATITGPIVGVLILYGIYNLIGFTTPQYFQLIYGLLIMGLVLFLPAGLVSLATRRGWHVP; encoded by the coding sequence TTGCATAACGCCTCGAAACACCTGCTGTTCATCCTGGCGCCGCTGGTGGTGGTGTTCGCACTGCTGCCCGGCGTCTATCAAAACCATCTGCTGCTGTTCAACTTCGTGATCTTCCTGATCCTCGCGCAGGGCGTGAACATCATCTATGGCTTCACCGGCTATCTGCCGTTCGGCTATGTCGGCTTCTTCGGGGCCGGCGCCTACGGCTTCGCCATCATGGTGATGCATCTGCAGACGCCGGCGCCGCTCGCGGTGCTGGTCGGCGGCCTTGTTGCGGTCGCGCTCGGCCTGTTGCTGACGCCGCTGCTGCGGCTGTCGGGGGCGTATTTCGCGATCGCCAATCTCGCGGCCTCGCTCGCGGTGCTGCACTTCGTCGCCAACCCCGCGCTGGAGGGGATCACCAAGGGCCCGTACGGCGTGTCGCTCACCGGCACCTTCAACCCGACCCACGCCTACTACGCCGCCGTGGTGGTGATGGCGCTGACAGTCGGCGCGGTGGTGTATCTGAAGAACTCGCCGTTCGGGCTTGCATTGCAGGCCGTGCGCGAGGATGCGGTGTCGGCCTCGATGGCCGGCGTCAACATCATCAAGATGCGGGTGATCGCCTGGCTCGCCTCGGCGCTGGTCGCCGGTCTCGCCGGCGGCATCTACGCCTGGTACGTCTCGGTGTTCTATCCCGACAACGTGTTCTCCGGCGAGTTCTCGATCTTCGCGATCGTGTTCGCGCTGTTCGGCGGCGTTGCCACCATCACCGGACCGATCGTCGGCGTGCTGATCCTCTATGGCATCTACAACCTGATCGGCTTCACCACGCCGCAATATTTCCAGCTGATCTATGGCCTGTTGATCATGGGACTGGTGCTGTTCCTGCCCGCAGGGCTGGTGTCGCTGGCAACCCGCAGGGGGTGGCATGTCCCCTGA
- the hpaD gene encoding 3,4-dihydroxyphenylacetate 2,3-dioxygenase: MPAPTHVFDPPFNIIRCSHAVLDVTDLDKSAAFYEKTVGLHIEDRDDKSVYLRASEEHQHHSVVLRKAAKAACNRLGFKVGNDGDLDKAAAFCSENGISYAFVEQPFQGRTLQFTDPFGFQIELYATMEKRPHLLRRYDLYKGCHPQRLDHFNVFAAEVQDTVDFYARLGFRLTEYAEEDGDNGRIAAAWMHRKGNVHDFAITNGRGPRLHHIAYWVPTAMNIVHLCDVMASSGFLKNIERGPGRHGISNAFFLYIRDPDGHRIELYTSDYFTGDHDHEPLRWSLRDPRRQTLWGAPAPRSWFEEGSTFAGQAVREPRFVADVLVAD; encoded by the coding sequence ATGCCCGCTCCGACCCACGTTTTCGATCCGCCGTTCAACATCATCCGCTGCAGCCACGCGGTGCTCGACGTTACGGATCTCGACAAGAGCGCCGCCTTCTACGAGAAGACCGTCGGCCTCCACATCGAGGACCGCGACGACAAGTCGGTGTATCTGCGCGCCAGCGAGGAGCACCAGCATCACTCGGTGGTGCTGCGCAAGGCGGCGAAGGCCGCCTGCAACCGGCTCGGCTTCAAGGTCGGCAATGACGGCGACCTCGACAAGGCCGCCGCCTTCTGCTCCGAAAACGGCATCAGCTACGCCTTCGTCGAGCAGCCGTTCCAGGGCCGCACGCTGCAGTTCACCGATCCGTTCGGCTTCCAGATCGAGCTCTACGCCACGATGGAGAAGCGTCCGCATCTGTTGCGGCGCTACGATCTCTACAAGGGCTGCCATCCGCAGCGGCTCGACCATTTCAACGTGTTCGCCGCCGAAGTGCAGGACACCGTCGATTTCTACGCCCGGCTCGGCTTCCGCCTCACCGAATATGCCGAGGAGGACGGCGACAACGGCCGCATCGCGGCCGCCTGGATGCACCGCAAGGGCAACGTCCACGACTTCGCCATCACCAACGGCCGTGGTCCCCGCCTGCACCATATCGCCTATTGGGTGCCGACCGCGATGAACATCGTGCATCTCTGCGACGTGATGGCGTCTTCCGGCTTCCTCAAGAACATCGAGCGCGGCCCGGGCCGGCACGGCATCTCCAACGCCTTCTTCCTCTATATCCGCGATCCCGACGGCCATCGCATCGAGCTCTACACCAGCGACTATTTCACCGGCGATCACGACCATGAGCCGCTGCGCTGGTCGCTGCGCGATCCGCGCCGCCAGACGCTGTGGGGCGCGCCGGCGCCGCGCTCCTGGTTCGAGGAAGGTTCGACCTTCGCCGGCCAAGCGGTGCGCGAGCCGCGCTTCGTCGCCGACGTGCTGGTTGCGGACTAG
- the alkB gene encoding DNA oxidative demethylase AlkB, which translates to MAADLFESIGDARPPRETIADGAVLLRGFVRPFEAELIPALRAIVKQAPFRHLITPGGHRMSVAMTNCGSVGWVSDPSGYRYDPIDPDTGLNWPVMPEVLRRLAAAAADEAGFTGFTPEACLINRYVPGAKLSLHQDKDELDYGAPIVSISLGLPATFLFGGLKRSDTPRRYRLEHGDVAVWGGPSRLFYHGVAPLADGEHGVLGRQRINLTFRKVR; encoded by the coding sequence GTGGCCGCTGATCTGTTCGAGAGCATCGGCGATGCGAGGCCGCCGCGCGAGACGATCGCGGACGGTGCAGTGCTGTTGCGTGGCTTCGTCCGGCCGTTCGAGGCTGAACTCATTCCCGCTTTGCGCGCGATCGTGAAGCAGGCGCCGTTCCGCCATCTGATCACGCCGGGCGGCCACCGGATGTCGGTCGCGATGACCAATTGCGGCAGCGTCGGCTGGGTCTCCGATCCCAGCGGCTATCGCTACGATCCGATCGATCCTGATACGGGGCTGAATTGGCCTGTCATGCCGGAGGTGCTGCGCAGGCTGGCCGCCGCTGCCGCTGATGAGGCCGGCTTCACCGGCTTCACCCCGGAGGCGTGTCTGATCAATCGCTACGTGCCCGGTGCAAAACTGTCGCTGCATCAGGACAAGGACGAGCTCGATTACGGCGCGCCGATCGTCTCGATCTCGCTCGGGCTGCCGGCGACCTTCCTGTTCGGAGGTCTCAAACGCAGCGACACCCCGCGTCGCTATCGGCTCGAACATGGCGACGTCGCGGTGTGGGGCGGGCCGTCACGGTTATTTTATCACGGTGTGGCGCCGCTTGCCGACGGCGAGCACGGCGTGCTCGGCCGCCAGCGGATCAATCTGACCTTCCGCAAGGTGCGCTAG
- a CDS encoding MFS transporter — protein sequence MTTRADRAINRTGVYLAVLQLVFTLGWTTYLIYLPKLCAEVGIAPSTVILILMMDQAIFTITDTAMGMAADRISILVGRLGLFVGILAAISCAAFIALPYVAGTGPGAKVWLIALIVIWAAASSALRAPPLTLLGKYRAQPSVPFLAALAMLGYGIAGAVSPYLGVVLRDHDARLPFVLSGAVLLLTALAFSGIERRVAAEVQPERLASPARRLGTVPMLMIASMVLLSLGYQLHFNINSAPFYLRFAKSDDLQWLMPVFWIGFNIAMFPASIVVKHRGGLIVMGAAGLLGAFAIVAAEIAGSLNVLIVAQFMAGAAWGCMLMSAVSAALAIGETGAEGKVTGLVFSALALATFARMTAVAGGLQKLPDYAPLVHWAPVACWSVAGAGLLVIAASRLQRGVKSV from the coding sequence ATGACCACCAGGGCCGACCGCGCGATCAACCGCACCGGCGTCTATCTCGCCGTGCTGCAACTCGTGTTCACGCTGGGCTGGACCACCTACCTGATCTACCTGCCCAAGCTGTGCGCCGAAGTTGGCATCGCGCCTTCAACTGTTATCCTGATCCTGATGATGGACCAGGCCATCTTCACCATCACGGATACGGCGATGGGCATGGCAGCCGACAGGATCTCGATCCTGGTCGGCCGTCTCGGCCTGTTCGTCGGCATCCTCGCCGCGATCTCCTGCGCCGCCTTCATCGCGCTGCCATACGTCGCCGGCACCGGGCCGGGCGCAAAGGTCTGGCTGATCGCCTTGATCGTGATCTGGGCTGCCGCATCGTCGGCCTTGCGCGCGCCGCCATTGACGCTGCTGGGGAAGTATCGCGCGCAACCTTCCGTCCCGTTCCTCGCCGCGCTGGCGATGCTCGGCTACGGCATTGCCGGCGCGGTGTCGCCCTATCTCGGCGTCGTGCTGCGCGATCATGATGCGCGGCTGCCGTTCGTGCTGTCGGGTGCCGTGCTACTGTTGACCGCGCTGGCGTTCTCAGGGATCGAGCGCCGCGTCGCCGCGGAGGTGCAGCCGGAGCGGCTTGCGTCGCCGGCAAGGCGGCTTGGAACGGTGCCGATGTTGATGATCGCCTCGATGGTGCTGCTCTCGCTCGGCTATCAATTGCACTTCAACATCAACAGTGCGCCGTTCTATCTGCGTTTCGCCAAATCGGACGATCTGCAATGGTTGATGCCGGTGTTCTGGATCGGCTTCAACATCGCGATGTTTCCGGCGAGCATCGTCGTCAAGCACCGTGGCGGGCTGATCGTGATGGGCGCAGCGGGGCTGCTCGGTGCCTTCGCCATCGTCGCCGCGGAGATCGCCGGCAGCCTCAACGTCCTGATCGTGGCGCAGTTCATGGCGGGAGCTGCCTGGGGCTGCATGCTGATGAGCGCGGTGTCGGCCGCGCTTGCGATCGGCGAGACCGGCGCCGAAGGCAAGGTGACGGGCCTCGTGTTCTCGGCGCTCGCGCTTGCGACCTTCGCGCGGATGACCGCGGTCGCCGGCGGCCTGCAGAAGCTGCCTGATTATGCGCCGCTGGTGCACTGGGCGCCGGTCGCCTGCTGGTCGGTCGCCGGCGCCGGCCTGCTCGTGATCGCCGCGTCGCGGCTGCAACGCGGCGTGAAGAGCGTTTAG
- a CDS encoding fumarylacetoacetate hydrolase family protein: MPAPRLATYSIDGATRYGVVTDNGIVDLSSRFAKDYPTLREAIAAGALTKLVEDAAKRSPDHALDAVAWQPPIPAPDKIICIGVNYPDRNAEYKDGSDAPKYPSMFLRVPRSFVGHNTPVVRPRASPQLDYEGELVLVIGKAGRHIAEGAALDHIAAITLCNEGTIRDWVRHAKFNVTQGKNFDSTGSLGPWIVPYTNEAQIADVRLTTRVNGEVRQDDRTSRLIFGFRYLINYISTFTTLVPGDIIVTGTPTGAGARFDPPRYLKPGDVVEVEAEGVGILRNSVVDEAN; this comes from the coding sequence ATGCCCGCCCCTCGCCTCGCCACCTATTCCATCGACGGTGCCACCCGCTACGGTGTCGTGACTGACAATGGCATCGTCGATCTCTCGTCACGCTTCGCCAAGGACTATCCGACGTTGCGCGAGGCGATTGCCGCCGGCGCGCTAACCAAGCTCGTGGAGGACGCCGCCAAGCGATCGCCCGACCACGCGCTCGACGCGGTTGCCTGGCAGCCGCCGATCCCGGCGCCGGACAAGATCATCTGCATCGGCGTCAACTATCCGGACCGCAATGCCGAGTACAAGGACGGCTCGGACGCACCGAAATACCCGAGCATGTTCCTGCGGGTGCCGCGCTCGTTCGTCGGCCACAACACGCCGGTGGTGCGGCCGCGGGCCTCGCCGCAGCTCGACTATGAGGGCGAGCTGGTGCTGGTGATCGGCAAGGCCGGCCGGCACATTGCGGAAGGCGCCGCGCTCGATCACATCGCCGCGATCACGCTCTGCAACGAAGGCACCATCCGCGACTGGGTACGCCACGCCAAATTCAACGTCACCCAAGGCAAGAACTTCGATTCCACCGGCAGTCTCGGCCCGTGGATCGTGCCTTATACAAACGAAGCGCAGATCGCCGATGTCCGTCTGACCACGCGCGTCAACGGTGAAGTCAGGCAGGACGACCGCACCTCGCGCTTGATCTTCGGCTTCCGCTACCTCATCAACTACATCTCGACCTTCACGACGCTGGTTCCCGGCGACATCATCGTCACGGGAACGCCGACCGGCGCGGGGGCGCGGTTCGATCCGCCGCGCTATCTGAAGCCCGGCGATGTCGTCGAGGTCGAGGCCGAAGGCGTCGGCATCCTGCGCAACAGCGTCGTCGACGAAGCCAACTAA
- a CDS encoding ABC transporter ATP-binding protein, translated as MPTDAASLLDARGVDAGYGTMQVLWGVDLDVRPGETVLLLGANGAGKTTFLKSLVGLIEARSGHIRLGGEDITKMRSSDRMKRGMTYMSELAVFPDLSIEENIRVGAQALGHANPGARVDELYGLFPVLRDKRRDPASSLSGGQRKMLGIAKALSAEPKLLVMDEPSAGLSPLFVKEVLRALSSLQGRGLALLIAEQNIGFLEIATRVFVLEGGRIRFSGTVAEMSGNEELHRAYFGLK; from the coding sequence ATGCCCACTGATGCAGCTTCGCTTCTCGACGCCAGGGGCGTCGATGCCGGCTACGGCACCATGCAGGTGTTGTGGGGCGTCGATCTCGACGTCCGCCCCGGCGAGACCGTGCTGCTGCTCGGCGCCAACGGCGCGGGCAAGACCACCTTCCTGAAATCGCTGGTCGGCCTGATCGAAGCCCGCAGCGGCCACATCAGGCTCGGCGGCGAGGACATCACGAAGATGCGATCGTCGGATCGCATGAAGCGCGGCATGACCTACATGTCGGAGCTTGCGGTATTTCCCGATCTGTCGATCGAGGAGAACATCCGCGTCGGCGCGCAGGCGCTCGGCCATGCCAATCCGGGTGCGCGGGTCGACGAACTCTACGGCCTGTTTCCGGTGCTGCGCGACAAGCGCCGCGATCCGGCCTCCAGCCTGTCCGGCGGCCAGCGCAAGATGCTCGGCATCGCCAAGGCGCTGTCGGCCGAGCCGAAGCTCTTGGTCATGGACGAGCCCTCGGCCGGGCTGTCGCCGCTGTTCGTCAAGGAGGTGCTGCGGGCCCTGTCGAGCCTGCAGGGCCGCGGATTGGCACTCTTGATTGCCGAGCAAAATATCGGTTTTCTAGAGATTGCCACCCGCGTATTCGTGCTGGAAGGCGGACGCATCCGCTTCTCCGGCACGGTTGCCGAGATGAGCGGCAATGAAGAGCTGCACCGCGCCTATTTCGGACTGAAGTGA